The bacterium sequence TGGTCGTCGAACTGCCACCCGCGCCGGCGGAGCGTGGAGTGCTTGGTCGTATCACCGCCGCTTACCCCGACATGTCCGTGATCGCCGCCACTGCCGCGCCGGCGTTCGAAAACGTTCGGGAAGTGCTGCGGCTCGGCATTCACGACATCGTGGCGGCCCCCTTTGATCCCGCGGGTCTCGCCGCCGCCGTGCGCGAGGGGCTGGCGCGGCGCCGCGCGGCCGTCTCGCCGGGCATTCGAGGCACGGCCGTCGCCGTGGTCTCCGGCAAGGGCGGCGCGGGCTGCACGTCGATTGCTCTTCACCTCACCGCGGCGCTGGCCCGCCGCGGTACCGCCGTGGTGGTTGATGCCGATGCTCCTCCGTTCGGTACGCTGGCACCCGCAGCCGATCTCGACACCGGTGCGACCGTCGCCGGGCTCGTACGCCAGCATCTGCCGATCGAGTCGAAGGTCCTAAATCGCGCGGGCGCGGCGCACGCGGCGGGCTTCAACGTCCTCGGACTCTGGGCCGCGTCCGGCGACGCCGACGAAGTGCCCGGCGTCATTCCCGCCACGCTGGAAACGTTGACCGCGGGTCTCGCGTTCGTCGTCCTTGACCTCGGCCGCCCGGCGCTGCCGGCGCAGCGGTTGCTGGCCCGTCGCGCCGGCCTGGCGGTTGCGGTCGCGACGCTCGACCTCCTCGCGCTGCGAAATTTTCGGACCCTGCTCGACATGCTGGCGTCGGACGGGGTCGCGCGCGTTCTGCCCGTGCTCAATCGCGAAGGCGGTCCGGCGTCCTATACGCGGGGTCAGGCCGAGGCTGCGCTCGGGACGCCATTCGCGGCCGCCCTGCCCGAGAGCCCGCGGCTCGGCCGGTGCGCAGACGACGGCGTCTTGCTGGGCGCCGCCGCGCCGGATGATCCGTGGTGGCGCGCCATCGAGCGCCTGGCGGCCGAGATCGTCGACCGCCGGCGGGAAGAGTTTCGCGGCGCGGTAGTCGCGGCGCCATGAGCCAGCCCCGGTCGGCAGGACCCGCCGCCGCGGCCGGTGCGCGCCCGCCGGCCCCGGGTGAGGTCCGGGCGGCACTGCACGCCCGGCTGCTTGAGGACGTGGAGCGCCACGCCCTGGCCGGGCAGGACCGCGCGATCGTGCGGCCCTATCTCGAGGACGTCCTCGCGCGATACCTGCGGGAATACCCGCACCTCTCCCAGGCCGAGACGGATCGCATCATCCGGGACCTCTGCGACGATATCGTGGGGTTCGGGCCGCTCGAACCGTTGCTCCGTGACCCGCACATCACCGACATCATGGTCAACCGGTTCGATCGCGTCTACGCGCAGCGTCACGGCGCGAAGGTCTTGACGGCGGTACGCTTTCGGGACGAAGAGCACCTGCGGTACATCATCGGCCGGATCGCAGAAATGGGCGGACGCCGCATCGACGCGGCCACGCCGATGGCCGACGTTCGCATGCCGCAGGGATACCGGGCGCACGCGGTGATTTCGCCGGTGGCCGTCGGCGGATCGTGCCTCGCCATCCGGCTTTTTCCGCAGCAACCGCACACGCTCGAGGACCTGGCGGCGCGAGGGGCCTTTGGCGCGGAGGTGGCCGAATATCTGGCCTGCGCGGTGCGGCACAAGGTCAACGTGCTCTTCACCGGTGGGACCGGCGTGGGAAAGACGAGCCTGCTCAACGCCTGCGCCGCCGCGATGCCGCCTGACGAGCGTATCGTTTCCATAGAAGAAGCGGCCGAACTCCGCCTGTCTCTCGAGAATTGGATCCGCTGGGAGACACGCGCCCCGAACATTGAGGGCCGCGGCGAGATCACTCAGGCACATCTGGTCCGCCACGCGCTCCGCCAGAACCCCGATCGCATCATCGTGGGCGAAGTACGCGGCGGGGAAGCGCTGGACATGCTCCAAGCGATGAACACCGGTCACCGGGGCAGTATGAGCACCCTTCACGCCAACGGCCCGGTGCACGCGCTCGACCGCCTAGAGGTGCTCGCGCGTTGGGATTCCGGCCTGCCCGGCGATGTCGTCCGCCGGCTCATCGCCGGCGCGATCGAGGTCATCGTGCATCTCGAGCGGCGCCCCGACGGCCGCCGCGCGGTAGCCGAGATCAGCGAGCTGACAGGGTGCGATCGCGACGCCGTGCAGTTACAGACCGTATTCCGCTGGGATCGCGGGTGCGGCCGGCCGCTGTGGACGGGGGTGCCGTCCCGCGTATCGCGCCGCCTGCGGCAGCTCGGCGTGCCGGCACTGTCCTTCGAAGGCGGCGCCGGGACCGTGTGAGCGCCGTGCTCCTGCTGACGCTCCTCGCCGCCCTGTCGGCCCTGGCATGGACCGGCGGCCGTCCCGACCATCCCGACCGGACCGCACGCCGGCTGGTCCGCTATCTCCGTCGCGACGGGGTCTCGGAGGGGCCGGAGCCGATCTTCGCCCGCGCAGACCGCGGTCTGCGGCGCCTCCCGTTCGGCGCGGCGTTCGAACGGTATGCCGTCCAAGCAGGCGTCGCGATGCCGGTGTCCGCGTTGCTGCTTGGCGTCGGAGCGGGCGTCTCCGTTGCAGCCGGCATCGGCGCCGCGGCCGGTGGGCCGGTAGGCGCGGTGCCGCCGGTGCTCGCCGCGATCTTGGTCGGGCATGCGGCGCTCCGGACGGCGCGGAGCCGCCGCATCGGACGCATGGAGGCGCAGCTTCCCGCGGCACTCGACATGCTCGTCGGCCAGCTGCGATCGCACCGGTCGGTGGGCGAAGGGATTTCGGACATCGCCCGCTGGATCGCACCGCCGCTCGGCGGTGAGTGTCGCAGGCTCGCCGAGGAGCTGCGGATCGGGGT is a genomic window containing:
- a CDS encoding CpaF family protein, whose amino-acid sequence is MSQPRSAGPAAAAGARPPAPGEVRAALHARLLEDVERHALAGQDRAIVRPYLEDVLARYLREYPHLSQAETDRIIRDLCDDIVGFGPLEPLLRDPHITDIMVNRFDRVYAQRHGAKVLTAVRFRDEEHLRYIIGRIAEMGGRRIDAATPMADVRMPQGYRAHAVISPVAVGGSCLAIRLFPQQPHTLEDLAARGAFGAEVAEYLACAVRHKVNVLFTGGTGVGKTSLLNACAAAMPPDERIVSIEEAAELRLSLENWIRWETRAPNIEGRGEITQAHLVRHALRQNPDRIIVGEVRGGEALDMLQAMNTGHRGSMSTLHANGPVHALDRLEVLARWDSGLPGDVVRRLIAGAIEVIVHLERRPDGRRAVAEISELTGCDRDAVQLQTVFRWDRGCGRPLWTGVPSRVSRRLRQLGVPALSFEGGAGTV
- a CDS encoding type II secretion system F family protein, giving the protein MSAVLLLTLLAALSALAWTGGRPDHPDRTARRLVRYLRRDGVSEGPEPIFARADRGLRRLPFGAAFERYAVQAGVAMPVSALLLGVGAGVSVAAGIGAAAGGPVGAVPPVLAAILVGHAALRTARSRRIGRMEAQLPAALDMLVGQLRSHRSVGEGISDIARWIAPPLGGECRRLAEELRIGVPLPRALERLRDRMPARAVPAIVTAILVADRTGANLAECLARQAAAVRAQIAFRQELSAMTAHARATGMILALLPIVVAAAMFVLDSGVFEPMVATTSGRVLLGTACAMELAGWLTMRWMIHRVEA